The proteins below come from a single Roseiflexus sp. RS-1 genomic window:
- a CDS encoding ABC transporter ATP-binding protein, with amino-acid sequence MTNGNGASPPPPQLEIDSVSLDFGGVRALSNVRFNIYPGTIQAIIGPNGAGKTSLLNCISGLYRPQRGAIRFEGRNVVGMAPHAIARLGIARSFQNIELFRHMTVLDNLMLGRHIHMRSGVLSGGLYWGRAQREEIAHREVVEQVIDLLEIQSIRKKTVGTLPYGLQKRVELGRALAMSPRLLLLDEPMAGMNSEEKEDMARFILDVNEEHGTTIVLIEHDMGVVMDISDRVAVLEFGRLIADGTPEEVRADPKVIDAYLGREHAIRQG; translated from the coding sequence ATGACGAATGGCAATGGTGCGTCGCCGCCACCACCGCAGCTGGAGATCGACAGCGTCAGCCTTGACTTCGGCGGGGTTCGCGCTCTGTCGAATGTGCGCTTCAACATCTACCCCGGAACTATTCAAGCCATCATCGGACCGAATGGCGCCGGTAAGACCAGCCTGCTCAACTGTATCAGCGGGTTGTACCGCCCGCAACGCGGGGCGATTCGCTTCGAGGGGCGCAACGTTGTCGGCATGGCGCCCCACGCCATCGCCCGTCTCGGCATCGCGCGCTCGTTTCAGAATATCGAACTGTTCCGCCATATGACCGTTCTCGATAACCTGATGCTGGGGCGTCACATCCACATGCGCAGCGGCGTCTTGAGCGGCGGACTCTACTGGGGGCGTGCGCAGCGTGAAGAGATCGCCCACCGCGAGGTGGTGGAACAGGTGATCGACCTGCTCGAAATTCAGTCCATCCGCAAGAAAACGGTCGGGACGCTCCCCTACGGTCTGCAGAAGCGGGTCGAACTGGGCCGCGCGCTTGCGATGTCGCCACGGCTGCTGCTGCTCGATGAACCGATGGCCGGGATGAACAGCGAAGAGAAGGAAGACATGGCGCGCTTCATCCTCGACGTGAACGAGGAGCACGGAACCACCATCGTGCTGATCGAACACGATATGGGGGTGGTGATGGACATCAGCGACCGGGTGGCCGTGCTGGAGTTCGGTCGATTGATTGCCGACGGCACACCTGAAGAGGTGCGCGCCGATCCGAAAGTGATCGATGCCTATCTTGGACGTGAGCATGCAATTCGTCAGGGATGA